TTCCCCATACGGGATCCAACACACATCCAGAATCCGGAGTTGGTCCAGGTGCTCCCTGTACGCCGGTGTACGAATGCTCTTCATGGTCTTCTTCTTCGCAATCCACCTACATGCACGCGGGGAATCCTCATCGTATTCTTGATCAGCAGTTGAGTCCGCGACTGAGGGAAAGTGCTCGTAAATCCAGCACTACAGATGTAACATCATAATGATAAACATTAATAAAGAAAgtctaacaaaatttaaagttgaacatTGTTGAACCTGAacgaatgaaaaacatatttgttaccTGCAGTAGTGTGATGCAACCGACAAGTTGTCGGCTGTGGCTGATAGATTCATCGTTCAGCTGGTCGTACATATGCACCAGAGCAGCCACTCCCCAGGCGTACCTCCCCGTCATACTGAGGTCACGAAGGGCCTCCaagtacacaacatgcacattggttgcactcttgttagcaaacagagtgcaatccagaagatgaagaagatatgCGTGAGCCGCAGTTGTCCAACGACCTGCCTGGCATCGGCGCTCGTATATGTCACGTACCCATTTTAGGCGTATGTACGGTCCACGACACTGGGCTGTCTCAGCCCTGGCAGACTCTGCAGAGACCATCAATAAGTCCACCAGCATCTGAACTGCATCATCCACGTGCAAGGGCTAAAAGGCGTGCAAGTCGCCAACCACGGGTAGATGGAGAAGCGAGGAGACGTCGTCTAGCGTGATCGTGAGCTCTCCCACCGGGAGATGGAAACTAGACGTCTCCCGGTGCCACCACTCCACAAACAAGGACAAAAGTCTCTGATCATCGATGTCTACCGAACACGCGATCAGAGGACTTAGTCCTGTCCCAGCAACGAGTCCCTCAATGGTAGGGACAGGCCTGCCAAAACTATGGACCTTCCTCCCGTGAGAGGATAACTTCAACTCAGGACGCTCCTGAATTGAAATATAAAGGAACGCAAAATTCgttaaaatcatcatttaaaggaaaactaatttcaatcataaagtataatttgcaagtaactaaaaataaatattataaatacctctcccgTCCATACGCTGCAAGCAACGTGATCCGCATACTGGGTCAACACGGATGGGTCGCTCGGACCACCCGGAAATCCCTCATGCTCATCCTCAACAGCCTTCGCGCTTGTGTCCACAAGAATGTCTGA
The Glycine max cultivar Williams 82 chromosome 16, Glycine_max_v4.0, whole genome shotgun sequence genome window above contains:
- the LOC102662087 gene encoding protein MAIN-LIKE 2-like, translating into MVRTRGLGRALGHVTGRGVGRGDRDDSDYAPQRRRLTASARRQRVVVTAVHDEPMVPAPDVEADVFPDDPMAPVDSKDIVSDILVDTSAKAVEDEHEGFPGGPSDPSVLTQYADHVACSVWTGEERPELKLSSHGRKVHSFGRPVPTIEGLVAGTGLSPLIACSVDIDDQRLLSLFVEWWHRETSSFHLPVGELTITLDDVSSLLHLPVSLPGLRQPSVVDRTYA